DNA from Longimicrobiaceae bacterium:
TTCGCGGCGAGCATGGCCGCGGGGGTGGGCGACCAGGCCCGCCTCCTCCTGGGCGCCGACCTGGAGGTGAGCAGCACCCGCCCCTTCGGCGAGCGCACGGAGGCCCTGCTGGACTCCCTCCGGGGGGCGGGCGCGGAGATCTCCCGCGCCTCGTCGTTCGCCTCCATGACCGTGCTCCCGCGCACCGGGGCCACGCGGCTGGCGCAGGTGCGCGCCGTGGAAGGGGGCTGGCCCTTCTACGGCGAGGTGGAGACGGAGCCCGCCGGCCGCTGGGCGGAGCTGGCGACCGGCCGCAACGCCCTGGCCGACCCGGCGCTGCTGGTGGCGCTCGGGGCCCGCGTGGGCGACTCCATCCGCATCGGCGATGCCGACTTCCGCGTGCTGGGGACGCTCCGGATGGTGCCTGGCGAGGCGGGGCTCGCCGCCTCCTTCGCGCCGCGCGTCTTCATCCCCGCCGATGCCCTGGAGGCCACCGGGCTGCTGGGCTTCGGGAGCCGGGTGGAGTACGACGCCTTCCTCCGCCTCCCCGGCGCAGGCGACGCCGCCGTGGTGGACGAGGCGTACCAGGAGCGGCTGCGCGAGGAGCGGGTGGGCCTCCGCACGGCGGAGGCGCGGCAGGACCGCCTGAGCGGTGTGCTGACGCAGCTCGGGCGCTTCCTGGGGCTGATCGGCACCTTCGCGCTCCTCCTGGGCGGGATCGGCGTGGCGAGCGCCATGGGCGCGTACATGGCGGAGAAGCGGGAAAGCATCGCCACGCTGCGCTGCCTGGGCGCGACGGCCCCGCAGGTGATCGCCATCTACCTCCTGCAGGCGGCGGCGATGGGGCTGGCCGGCTCGCTGCTCGGCGCCGCGCTGGGCGTCGCGGTGCAGTGGGTGATCCCCGGGCTGCTGCAGGACTACATCCCCATCGACGTGGCGGTCCGCCCGGACGCGGCGGCGGTGCTCACCGGCGTGGGCGTGGGGGTGTGGGTTTCGGTGGCCTTCGCGCTCCTCCCGCTCCTGGCGGTGCGGCGCATCTCCCCGCTGGAGACGCTGCGCCGCCGGGTGGCGACCGAGCCGGAGCCCGCCCCGAGCGACCCGTGGACCTGGGGCGCCCGCGCGCTCCTGGCCGCGAGCGTGGCGCTCCTGGTGGTGGTGCAGGCGGGGGACGCCCGGCTGGGGCTGCAGTTCGCCGGAGGGATCGCGGCGACGCTGCTCGGCCTGGGCGGGGTGGCGTGGCTCACGGTTCGCGGAGTGCGGCGCCTGCGGGCGGGGGGCTTCCCCTACCCGGTGCGGCAGGGGATCGCCAACCTGTACCGCCCGGGGAACCAGACGCGGACGGTGGTGCTGGCGCTCGGGTTCGGCGTCTTCCTGCTGTCGGTGCTCTACCTGGTACAGGACAACCTGCTCCGCCCGCTGCGCCCCGGCGCGGAGGGGGCGCGGGCCAGCCTGGTCTTCTTCGACGTGCAGGAGGACCAGGAGCCCGCGGTGCGCGGGATGCTGCAGGAGGGCGGGGTGGGGGTGCTGCAGCGGGCCCCCATCGTCCCCATGCGGGTGTCGGCCATCAACGGCGTCCGCGTGTCCCGCCTCGCCCCGCCGGAGGGCGCGGAGGACCGGGCGGGGGAGGGCGAGCGGCGGCGGGACGGGCCCGGGGGGCCGGAGGGGTGGGCCGTGCGGCGGGAGTACCGCTCCACCTTCCGCGACACCGTGGTGGCCTCGGAGAAGCTGGTGGCGGGGGAGTGGTGGAGCGGGGGAGAGGCCCGCCCCGGGGAGCCCGCCCCGGTTTCGCTGGAGCGCGGGATCGCCGAGGACCTGGGGGTGGGGATCGGCGACCGGATCACCTGGGACGTGCAGGGGGTGCAGGTCCCCACGCGGGTAACCTCGCTGCGGGAGGTGGACTGGGCGCGCTTCGAGCCCAACTTCTTCGCCGTCTTCCCCCCCCGGGCGCTGGAGGGCGCGCCGCAGACCTGGGTGATCCTGGCGGACGCCCCGGACGCCGCCGCGCGGGCGCGGGCGCAGCGCGACCTGGTGCGCGCCTTTCCCAACGTGGTCTCGGTGGACCTCACCGAGGTGCAGGCGGCGCTGGACGAGGTGCTCGGCCGCGTCTCGCTGGTGATCCGCTTCCTGGCGGGCTTCAGCCTCGCCACCGGGGTCGTGGTGCTGCTGGGCGCCGTGTCGGTCTCGCGCCTGCAGCGGATCCGCGAGACCGTGCTCCTGCGCACCCTGGGCGCCTCGCGCCGGCAGATCGGCTCCATCCTGCTGACCGAGTACGCCCTGCTGGGGCTGCTGGCCGGGGTGGTGGGAAGCGCGCTGGCGGTGGCGGGCGGGTGGGCGCTGTCCAGGTGGGTCTTCGAGCTCGACTCCTTCGGCGTGCCGGCCGCGGGGCTCCTGGGCCTCGTGGCGGGGATGGCGCTGCTGGCGGTGGGGGTGGGGTGGTGGGGGAGCCGGGAGACCTTCCGCCGCACGCCGCTGGAGGCGCTGCGGGACGAGTAGGTGGGCCCCCACCCGGCTCGCTTGAGGCTCGCAACATTTGCCCCCTATATCCCCCAATTCTGGGGGAGGGCTTCCTGTCAGGTCGGCATCGGGGCGCGTCGGCGGCGGACCCCCACCCCCGGCCCCTCCCCGCAAGGGGGAGGGGAGAACTGCACCTGCAGTTCGGCACCGTCGCGGAGAGGGTCGCAGGGAGGGGGCGGGGTGGTCGGAGGAAGAAGTGGATGTCTGAGCGAAGCGAGTGCTCGCAAGCGAGTCCCTTCGGGTTCACTTCTTCCGGAGACCATCCCGCCTCCGACCGTCCGCGCGACACGGCCACGCCTTCACTTTTTCAGGGACACGCCGGGCGCCGCCTGCACAAAAAAGGTGCGAATGGCCGGCCGGCCTGGCGGATGCATTTAAGCTAAATAACTGTTCTGCAACGTCTTCCACCGGTGGCGCAACGGCGACCGGACTTTGCAATGCGATGGCACCAGGCGAATCGATCTCACTCCGATCCGAGGTGTTGCCATGCGTCGCATGCTGGTGTTTCTCACGGTCGCGGGGCTTGCCGCCTGCGACGACTCCACGCAGCCGGTCTCGCCCGGCGAGCCCCAGTCGCGTGCATCGCTCCTCGCCACCACGGACGAGGGGAGCATCCCCGGCCACTACGTCGTCACGCTGGACTGGACGGCGGACGCGGGCGCGCTGGCGCTCCAGTACGGCATCCGGCCCCGGTACGTCTACGAGCACCTGCTGAACGGCTTCGCGGGAGAGATC
Protein-coding regions in this window:
- a CDS encoding FtsX-like permease family protein is translated as MSAFRPLAALAWRESRFARRRLFLFLSSISLGVAALVATQSFAASMAAGVGDQARLLLGADLEVSSTRPFGERTEALLDSLRGAGAEISRASSFASMTVLPRTGATRLAQVRAVEGGWPFYGEVETEPAGRWAELATGRNALADPALLVALGARVGDSIRIGDADFRVLGTLRMVPGEAGLAASFAPRVFIPADALEATGLLGFGSRVEYDAFLRLPGAGDAAVVDEAYQERLREERVGLRTAEARQDRLSGVLTQLGRFLGLIGTFALLLGGIGVASAMGAYMAEKRESIATLRCLGATAPQVIAIYLLQAAAMGLAGSLLGAALGVAVQWVIPGLLQDYIPIDVAVRPDAAAVLTGVGVGVWVSVAFALLPLLAVRRISPLETLRRRVATEPEPAPSDPWTWGARALLAASVALLVVVQAGDARLGLQFAGGIAATLLGLGGVAWLTVRGVRRLRAGGFPYPVRQGIANLYRPGNQTRTVVLALGFGVFLLSVLYLVQDNLLRPLRPGAEGARASLVFFDVQEDQEPAVRGMLQEGGVGVLQRAPIVPMRVSAINGVRVSRLAPPEGAEDRAGEGERRRDGPGGPEGWAVRREYRSTFRDTVVASEKLVAGEWWSGGEARPGEPAPVSLERGIAEDLGVGIGDRITWDVQGVQVPTRVTSLREVDWARFEPNFFAVFPPRALEGAPQTWVILADAPDAAARARAQRDLVRAFPNVVSVDLTEVQAALDEVLGRVSLVIRFLAGFSLATGVVVLLGAVSVSRLQRIRETVLLRTLGASRRQIGSILLTEYALLGLLAGVVGSALAVAGGWALSRWVFELDSFGVPAAGLLGLVAGMALLAVGVGWWGSRETFRRTPLEALRDE